Genomic DNA from Oceaniferula marina:
GCAGACAAAGATGCTGCTCAGCAGTGTAAAAGGCTTGCAGCTAAGCTTTGAGATGTGGATCATGTTGATTCATTTATGATGAGATGGATATACCTGTTAATCTTTATATGTATTATCTCAACACCCGTTGGGGTCGTGCTTACGTTTATCCCATGGGGAGATCCTGACGGTTTTCACGGAGTCGGGGTTCCTTTTGCTAAGGTATACTGGGATGACGGCCTCGATTATCCTAATCTTGCAGCCTATTTATTAAATATCATAGCTGTCGCTTTTGTTTTCTTTACAGCGAAGATAAGTTACGACTGGGTGATCTGCGTATTCAATCGGAAAAATAGAAATACGGAGGAATGATAAACGAGACTGAGGGGGAGCAGATTTGGTATCTCTCTGCGTATTCGTTGAGCTCGGATTATCGTTTCATCATGAATCGATCGAAGAGTCAGGGCTCCTACATTGTACCATTCTCCCGGTTATTTTATCGGAATGGACAAATAGTGAAGAGCTTGAGATGGAAGCAAGTCGGCGTAGCTGATGGGAATGAAAAGCGGTATTTCTTTGGCTTGATTTCGGCGTTTTTCCTCAGTCATGCAGCTCGCTCCATTCCTTTGTCACGCCTTGAACTCAAGGCCAAACGAACACCGCCATTCCGACAAACGAACCACTCAAACGGTATTAGGGAGATTATCGCGGTAATACCTGCGGCGCTGACAGGATTATCAGGATTTTTAATTTTCAAAGATCAAGGGTTGCCTAAAACCTATCGCTTACTTCTTAAAAAATCCTGTAAATTCTCTTCAATCATGTGAATCCTGTCAGCGCCGCAGGCTGTTAGCCCCTGGTGTATTCGTTCTGCTCGAAGGTTCAAAGTTTACGGATTGACCTTTCTCAGCTTTGCCATGCCCATGAGTTAAAGAAGTCCATCTGCTTCTTTAGCCTAAGATCATCCATTTTTTGACCGTCATCATCTTATCTGTTTTTCACCTACTCTTCTGAAGCTTCAATCAACGCTTTCAGTGCCGGGTAGACGTGACGGGCAACGACCTGTTGGCCTCGTGCGTTGGGGTGGATGCCATCCGCGAGGTTGAGGTCTTTGTCCATCGCCACCCCTTCCAATAAAAACGGCAGCACGGCGACCTGTTTCTTTTTCCCCACGGCTGCAAAAATGCGTTGAAACTCCCGGGTGTATTCTTCACCCATATTGTCAGGCATCTGCATTCCCGCCAAGAGCACATGAACTTCCGGATGACTCGCTCTGGCCCGATCAATCATGAGCTCCAGATTGCGCTGACTGACTTTGGGCTCGATTCCACGCAAGCCATCATTGCCTCCGAGAGCAATCACGAGGATGTCCATCGGCTGACGGGCCAACACAGCCAAGCGGCGAAGCCCTCCGCGGGTGGTATCACCACTCAAGCCCGCATTGACCACGGTGATGGCCCTCCCCTCATCCGCCGCCATCTTGCGTAAGAGTTCCGGGTATGCCTCTTCCTTTTTCAAGCCATAACCAGCCGTGATGCTGTCACCGAGAACGACCACACGCGGGACCAACCGCTTGGCATCCGACTTCGCCTCTTCCTTCGCCTCTTCCTTCGCCGAAACAAAGGACGGAAGCAGCAACGCTGTCATGGATACGGCAATTACGATAGCACAGCGAAAGAGAGATGACGGATGAACAATCACGTGTATGATAAACATGCCCGCGCATTCTACTCCGATCTGAAAGATTAGCCAGAAATTTACCCGCCCGCATCTCTCCAGCGACTCACTCCAACCATTTATGAACCCATCACAGAGCTCCGCCAAGGGGAATTCCAAGCCGGAAACCCACCAGACTACGGAACACCCGCCTATGATTCTAACGACCGATCAACTGAGTAAAGTCTACCGCAGCGGTGAGCATGCATTAACCGTGTTGGACCAGGTCAGCATCCAAGTTCCCGCATCAGCCACAGCGGCAATCGTTGGCCCTTCCGGCAGTGGCAAAACCACCCTGCTCGGGCTCTGCGCCGGGCTCGACCGCGCCAGCAGTGGTGAAGTCGTTCTGGACGGTCAAAAACTCTCAACCATGAACGAAGATGAACGGGCCGGGCTCCGTGCCCGGTCGGTTGGCTTCATCTTCCAGAATTTTCAACTGATGCCGACGCTGACCGCGCTGGAAAATGTCCTTGTCCCTGGTGAGATCCAGGGACGTCCGTGCTCCCACACCATCCGCCGGGCCGAAGAGTTATTGGGTCGAGTCGGGCTTGACAAACGCATCCACCACTACCCGAGCCAACTTTCGGGAGGAGAGCAGCAGCGTGTTGCCATCGCCCGGGCGTTTATTCACCAACCGAAAATCCTGTTTGCCGACGAACCCACCGGCAACCTCGATGAAGAAGCCAGCGAACTGGTCGAAAACATGCTCTTCGAACTCAACCGTGAGTCCGGAACCGCCCTGGTTCTGGTTACCCACGATTTGGAGCTGGCCCGCAAGGCATCCATCACCTTCCACCTCAAGGGCGGGAAACGGATCGATTCCAACCAAGCCCCCAAACATCGCGACGTCTGATGCTCTCCGTAATCAAACATCTCTTCAGCCGCTGGGCATGGAAAATGGCGTGGCGGGACAGCCGCCCGGTGCGCTGGCGCCTGCTCCTGTTCTCATCCTCGATCATCTTCGGTGTGGCTGCGCTGGTCACGATTGGCTCTCTGAGGAACAACCTCAACGAAGCGGTCGAAAGCCAGGCAAAATCCTTGCTGGGGGCCGATCTGATGGTGGGCTCACGCCAACCCTATCAGAAACCTGCCGAAGATTGGTTTACCCGGCTGCGCGTTGATGGAGCGCAACAATCGAGTGAGATCTCCTTTACCACCATGCTCCGCCTCGGTGAGCAAAGCAGCCCGAAACTCGTCAACCTGCGCGGCATCGAAAAAGCATTCCCCTACTACGGCAAGGTCACCACCAGCCCGCCGGATGCCTGGGAAAAATTGTTTACCACCCCGGGCATCATCGTGGAGTCCTCGTTTTTGAAAAGTATGAATGCCGAAGTTGGTGATACCGCACGCTTC
This window encodes:
- a CDS encoding ATP-binding cassette domain-containing protein: MILTTDQLSKVYRSGEHALTVLDQVSIQVPASATAAIVGPSGSGKTTLLGLCAGLDRASSGEVVLDGQKLSTMNEDERAGLRARSVGFIFQNFQLMPTLTALENVLVPGEIQGRPCSHTIRRAEELLGRVGLDKRIHHYPSQLSGGEQQRVAIARAFIHQPKILFADEPTGNLDEEASELVENMLFELNRESGTALVLVTHDLELARKASITFHLKGGKRIDSNQAPKHRDV
- a CDS encoding arylesterase; the protein is MTALLLPSFVSAKEEAKEEAKSDAKRLVPRVVVLGDSITAGYGLKKEEAYPELLRKMAADEGRAITVVNAGLSGDTTRGGLRRLAVLARQPMDILVIALGGNDGLRGIEPKVSQRNLELMIDRARASHPEVHVLLAGMQMPDNMGEEYTREFQRIFAAVGKKKQVAVLPFLLEGVAMDKDLNLADGIHPNARGQQVVARHVYPALKALIEASEE